The DNA sequence TAACCGAGCTAAAATCATCTCTGAAATAGATGAAGCTGTTGGCATTGAGAGCGTAACGCTTGATATTAAAGACGGACTACTGCACATCGCTTATGATGTCACTCAACTAAATTTAGAGGCCATTAAACTTGTCGTTGTTAAGCATGGTGCAGAACTCTCTGGGGGGTGGTGGCACCATTTTAAAGAAGGTTATTATAAATTCGTCGATCAAAATATGAAGGACAATATCAAACATAAGCCATCTTGTTGCAGTCGACCACCGCCTGGAAGTACGAAACACAAATAGCGAATAAGTTAATTGTATTTTGTTAACGATCTAAAAAATCGATATTTAAAAAACAACAAGCTAAAGGAGCCCAGTCATGCTAACTATCAGCCAAGCAGCCAAGCAGCTCAAGAAACGGGGTTATCTGTCAAATCTATCCGTTATTACGAACAGATAGGTTTAACCAATCCACCACCTCGTGGTGAAAATGATTACCGCTATTATCCAAGTGCTTTAATTAAACGACTGCATTTTATAAAAAAAACCAAAGACGTAGGCTTTAGTTTAAAAGAAAGTAAAAACTTATTAGCATTATCTGAAAATAGTGGTAGAAGAAGTGCCGATGTAAAAGCACTTCTCTCTCAAAAAATTGAAGAATTACAAACAAAAATAAAGAGAGAACAAGCACTGCTAGAGAGTTTAAAAAATATCACCCTAAAATGTTGTGGAGATGAAAAGCCAAATTGTCCAATTATTGATGAATTTGCAAATTAAGGGCGAGGTGAAATTCGATAGATTCCGGATTTAGGGTTCCAGAACACTGTTGTTAGCTTTATTGTATAAGCCTAACGCCTTATAACTATTGAGATTACGATAACTTCTTGTTTTTATAACATGTCGTATTTTGGGCGAGTATTTTAAGCACTTTGCTATTGCCGAGAACAAATTTGTGTTGAAATTTAACCATATCTTCAACAAAAAATGCTGCATTGACGTTAGGAATTGTCCTCTTCTGCGCTCTTTAAGCTCAATGCTTAATCACCTAAAAATGAAAACAGCGCGCTAAGCGCTGTTTATTGAAATACCCAGTCCAACCACTATTATTTCTTGGGAAAATGATGTTCACTATACATGAACGTTTTTCCATTTTTTCTAAAAGCGATGACTTGATACGGATCCGCATTGTTAGGTACATCTATTCCAAGTGATGAAGCTGGCATACCCGGAACAGCTATTCCTGTAATTGCAGGCTTCGACTGGTATCGAAAAGACAGGTTATAGGCGATAAATCGTTATTGCGTGGAGCGCTGCGAAACCTAGCTGCATCAATAGCACAACGGGTTTTGCCTGACGTAAAAATACCGGTAGCCAGTTTGCATTGAGGATATAGCTCGAAGTCAGTACCATTAGCACGCCGGAACAGAACGCAGCAATCCCCCCAAAATTCTCTGAAGTGCTGGCTCGCGTACCAGAATATATTCCACAACCCCGCTGCAAGCAGAATAACCCAATGATATAGCGAATGGGCCGAGGGCATGCTTGCGCCCCGTAGGGCAAGGTAAATTGTGCCAATCTGCGTTGT is a window from the Psychromonas ingrahamii 37 genome containing:
- a CDS encoding heavy metal-responsive transcriptional regulator, producing MYFVNDLKNRYLKNNKLKEPSHANYQPSSQAAQETGLSVKSIRYYEQIGLTNPPPRGENDYRYYPSALIKRLHFIKKTKDVGFSLKESKNLLALSENSGRRSADVKALLSQKIEELQTKIKREQALLESLKNITLKCCGDEKPNCPIIDEFAN